One Oryza sativa Japonica Group chromosome 8, ASM3414082v1 DNA window includes the following coding sequences:
- the LOC9268476 gene encoding U-box domain-containing protein 39, with amino-acid sequence MGAPRARRWKLLLPPFHSAKRKPPLPPPPPAPVAVAPAPGKEEEEEVMPEEFLCPISGAPMADPVILPPGRTYERACVDACAGLSLCPPGASAATAAAIPNDALRAAIRTWCARHGRAPPAPPSAAEAREAALLRAVPAAAARTTTVAAMVPARSSSNLSCSSRASAASTSSSGSSSEMATVEVPRAKEVAELRVAEAEEEMEKEKEVAVLRVAEAEEEKEVAVLRVAEAKEEEEEVVMVVAKVVEKGDEDQVEAAMAVLLRETRESEERRRALCVPRLLAALRRVLHSKRHTPKAHADAAAALANLTNEPENRIPIVRAGAVTALVEVLSLGTASPEACEHAAGALFGLALDEENRAAIGVLGAVQPLLDLFTSRDHAPRARRDAGMALYHLSLSAVNQSKLARAPAAAKNLLSIASDSTTAEPMPIRRLALMVICNLAKCAEGRAALMDTGAVATVSAILSDDTHRSELEELCVVALFGMSRGNPRFRGLARAAGADRPLILISERAPAGAHKEMARKALRVVLGLGDDSERDLPDFMNSARNVNGIAGSSVPVHRRRAASWAAAPPAQTPPNAHQWRSVCID; translated from the coding sequence ATGggggctccccgcgcgcggcgGTGGAAGCTGCTGCTCCCGCCCTTCCACTCCGCCAAGCgcaagccgccgctgccgccccctCCGCCGGCGCCAGTGGCTGTGGCTCCGGCcccggggaaggaggaggaggaggaggtgatgccggagGAGTTCCTGTGCCCGATCTCGGGGGCACCCATGGCCGACCCGGTCATCCTGCCGCCGGGGAGGACGTACGAGCGCGCCTGCGTCGACGCGTGCGCGGGCCTCTCGCTCTGCCCGCCCGGCGcctcggcggcaacggcggccgCGATACCCAACGACGCGCTCAGGGCGGCCATACGGACGTGGTGCGCGCGGCACGGGcgcgcgccgcctgcgccgccttccgccgcggaggcgcgggaggcggcgctccTCCGCGCGGTGcctgcggctgcggcgaggacaacgacggtggcggcgatggtgccCGCGAGGTCGTCGTCCAACCTGTCGTGCTCCTCCCGGGCGTCCGCCGCGTCCACGTCTTCGTCCGGGTCGTCGTCGGAGATGGCTACGGTGGAGGTCCCGCGCGCGAAGGAGGTGGCGGAGTTGCGGGTCGCTGaagcggaggaggagatggagaaggagaaggaggtggCGGTGTTGCGTGTCGCTgaagcggaggaggagaaggaggtggcGGTGCTGCGGGTCGCTGaagcgaaggaggaggaggaggaggtggtgatggtggtggcgaaGGTGGTAGAGAAAGGGGACGAGGATCAGGtggaggcggccatggcggtgctgCTGCGGGAGACGCGGGAgagcgaggagaggaggcgagcGCTCTGCGTGCCGCGGCTACTCGCCGCGCTTCGCCGCGTGCTGCACTCCAAGCGGCACACACCCAAGgcgcacgccgacgccgccgcggcgctggcCAACCTCACCAACGAGCCGGAGAACAGGATCCCCATCGTCCGCGCGGGCGCCGTTACGGCGCTCGTCGAGGTGCTCTCCTTGGGCACCGCATCACCGGAGGCCTGCGAGCACGCGGCCGGCGCGCTCTTCGGCCTCGCGCTGGACGAGGAGAACCGCGCCGCCATCGGCGTTCTCGGCGCCGTCCAGCCACTACTCGACCTCTTCACATCCCGAGACcacgccccgcgcgcgcgccgcgacgCCGGCATGGCGCTGTatcacctctccctctccgccgtGAACCAATCCAAGCTCGCCCGCGCCCCGGCCGCGGCCAAGAACCTGCTCTCCATCGCGTCGGACTCCACCACAGCCGAGCCCATGCCCATCCGCCGGCTGGCGCTCATGGTGATCTGCAACCTGGCCAAGTGCGCGGAAGGCCGGGCCGCGCTGATGGACACGGGCGCCGTGGCGACGGTCTCCGCCATCCTCTCCGACGACACCCACCGCTCCGAGCTGGAGGAGCTCTGCGTCGTGGCATTGTTCGGCATGAGCAGGGGGAACCCGCGGTTCCGGGGGCTCGCCAGAGCGGCCGGCGCGGACCGACCCCTCATCCTCATCTCCGAGCGAGCGCCCGCCGGCGCGCACAAGGAGATGGCGCGGAAGGCGCTGCGCGTCGTGCTCGGCCTGGGCGACGACAGCGAGCGCGACCTGCCGGACTTCATGAACAGTGCACGCAACGTCAACGGCATCGCCGGTTCATCCGTGCCGGTCCATCGCCGGCGCGCCGCGAGCTGGGCGGCGGCTCCTCCTGCCCAGACACCACCGAATGCCCATCAATGGCGATCAGTATGCATCGATTGA